From the Excalfactoria chinensis isolate bCotChi1 chromosome 1, bCotChi1.hap2, whole genome shotgun sequence genome, one window contains:
- the CHORDC1 gene encoding cysteine and histidine-rich domain-containing protein 1 yields the protein MSLLCYNRGCGQRFDPETNTEDSCTYHPGVPVFHDALKGWSCCKRRTTDFSDFLSIVGCTKGLHNSEKPPEPVKPDVKSTTERKELAELKPKFQEHIIQAPKPLETIKRPSPDEPMTNLQLKVSASLKQALDKLKLSSENEEKKEEDSDEIKIGTPCKNAGCSKTYQGPHSTEEICQYHSGVPIFHEGMKYWSCCKRKTSDFNTFLAQEGCTTGTHVWTKKDAGKKVVPCRHDWHQTGGEVTVSIYAKNSVPDLSYVEANSTVLNIHIVFEGEKEFHRNVKLWGVIDVKRSYVNMTATKIEVTMRKAEPLLWASLELPVSNTQQTNENSDQ from the exons ATTCATGCACGTATCATCCAGGTGTGCCGGTCTTTCATGATGCTCTCAAA GGTTGGTCATGCTGTAAGAGAAGAACAACAGACTTCTCTGACTTCTTAAGCATTGTG GGCTGTACAAAGGGTCTCCATAATAGTGAGAAACCTCCTGAGCCTGTTAAACCAGATGTCAAAAGTACCACTGAGCGAAAAGAGCTAGCTGAACTGAAACCCAAATTTCAGGAACACATCATTCAAGCACCAAAACCACTGGAAACAATTAAAAGACCAAG CCCAGATGAACCAATGACAAATTTGCAGCTGAAAGTTTCAGCTTCCTTGAAGCAAGCATTAGATAAACTGAAACTGTCgtcagaaaatgaagagaaaaaag AGGAGGACAGTGATGAAATCAAGATAGGGACGCCATGTAAAAATGCAGGCTGTTCAAAG ACATACCAAGGAccacacagcactgaagaaataTGTCAGTACCATTCTGGTGTGCCTATATTTCATGAAGG GATGAAGTACTGGAGCTgctgtaaaaggaaaacatctgaCTTCAATACTTTTTTAGCCCAAGAGGGCTGCACAACAGGAACACATGTATGGACTAAAAAGGATGCA GGAAAGAAAGTAGTTCCATGCAGACATGATTGGCATCAGACTGGAGGAGAAGTGACTGTTTCTATTTATGCTAAGAACTCTGTTCCTGATCTGAGCTATGTAGAAGCAAATAGCACAGTG TTAAATATCCATATTGTatttgaaggagaaaaggaatttCATCGCAATGTGAAATTATGGGGA GTAATTGATGTAAAGAGGAGCTACGTGAACATGACAGCTACAAAGATTGAGGTTACTATGCGAAAAGCAGAGCCTCTATTATGGGCAAGTCTTGAATTACCAGTATCCAACACCCAACAAACAAATGAGAATTCAGATCAATAA